The Caldicellulosiruptor changbaiensis genome has a segment encoding these proteins:
- a CDS encoding 4Fe-4S double cluster binding domain-containing protein has protein sequence MILKELKEMLIKEGASDVGISNIHEYLPAELKMFKTCITVTVRLSDAIVNEIVDSPTFTYYHHYKAVNNLIDLLTLKGVLFLESKGYFAMSVAASQSVHGKDNGFSGVLSHKIGAVLSGMGFIGKNNLFVHNRFGPRVRLGTILTTYEPEEKIENHIMEPQCGQCNLCIISCPAQALRGSTWYLGIDRNEMIDPHACSTYMKEKFKYIGRGQVCGICMRVCPYGSEVKR, from the coding sequence ATGATCTTAAAAGAATTAAAAGAAATGCTAATTAAAGAAGGCGCAAGTGACGTTGGTATTTCAAATATACATGAATACCTTCCAGCTGAACTAAAAATGTTTAAAACCTGCATAACTGTAACTGTAAGACTTTCTGACGCTATCGTAAATGAAATTGTGGATTCACCCACATTTACATATTACCACCATTACAAGGCAGTAAATAACCTCATTGACCTTTTGACTTTAAAAGGGGTATTATTTTTAGAGTCAAAAGGATATTTTGCGATGAGTGTTGCTGCATCACAGAGCGTCCATGGCAAGGACAACGGTTTTTCAGGAGTTTTATCTCACAAGATAGGAGCAGTTTTGTCTGGCATGGGGTTTATAGGGAAAAACAACCTTTTTGTTCACAATAGATTTGGTCCGAGAGTAAGGCTTGGAACAATACTTACAACATATGAACCAGAAGAAAAGATTGAAAATCATATAATGGAGCCTCAATGTGGACAGTGCAATCTCTGTATTATAAGCTGCCCAGCACAGGCACTTCGTGGAAGTACATGGTACTTGGGCATTGATAGAAATGAGATGATAGACCCCCATGCATGTAGCACTTACATGAAGGAAAAGTTTAAGTATATAGGGCGTGGCCAGGTTTGTGGTATATGCATGAGGGTCTGTCCTTACGGAAGTGAGGTCAAAAGATAG
- a CDS encoding DUF1540 domain-containing protein — MPDRITCNVSDCMYWDNKRCTAPSIEVSVDGGGSTAHGTKEKTNCHTYTLRR; from the coding sequence ATGCCAGATAGAATCACCTGTAATGTCTCTGATTGCATGTACTGGGACAACAAAAGATGTACAGCACCATCAATTGAAGTATCAGTTGATGGTGGTGGTTCTACAGCTCACGGCACAAAAGAAAAAACAAATTGCCACACATACACCTTAAGAAGATAA